From a single Labrenzia sp. PHM005 genomic region:
- a CDS encoding UDP-N-acetylmuramoylalanyl-D-glutamyl-2,6-diaminopimelate--D-alanyl-D-alanine ligase, translating to MSDPLWTSEAFIEACGGTAKGDVGAEITGISIDSRSLEPGDAFIAIKGDRLDGHDYVAAALEAGASLALVAESRLEELPEDGRYVVVEDPLEAMRALGIAARARTEARIVAVTGSVGKTGTKEALRLALEPSGKVHASVASFNNHWGVPLTLARMPADTEYGIFEIGMNHAGEITPLVKMVRPHVAVITTVEAVHIEFFESVEKIAQAKAEIFDGLEPGGVAILNKDNKQYDLLRFLAVTAGVPTVHTFGQSGSEDSSLKLTVPTGEGTSVEASILGRDVSYGIGAPGSHHVQNSLAVLTAVADLGADLDLGAAALGAMRAPKGRGERCLLTVGTGEVELIDESYNANPASMRAAFSVLGQAEPGSSGRRIAVIGDMRELGTEADRLHADLAAPITEAAIDQVYCAGPHMDALWQKLPEALKAHYREEAKDLADLLTKEVQPGDVVMIKGSLGTRMGPLVEALKKEYPPADSTEAA from the coding sequence ATGAGCGATCCGCTTTGGACATCTGAAGCCTTTATCGAAGCCTGCGGCGGAACTGCCAAGGGGGATGTTGGCGCCGAGATCACCGGAATTTCCATCGATAGCCGGAGCCTGGAGCCGGGCGATGCCTTCATTGCAATCAAGGGCGACCGGCTGGACGGACATGACTATGTCGCAGCTGCTTTGGAAGCGGGCGCGTCTTTGGCGCTCGTTGCCGAAAGCCGCTTGGAAGAGTTGCCGGAAGACGGCCGCTACGTGGTAGTTGAAGACCCGCTGGAAGCCATGCGCGCGCTAGGAATTGCTGCCCGGGCCCGCACGGAAGCACGTATAGTTGCGGTAACCGGGTCTGTCGGCAAAACCGGCACCAAGGAAGCGCTGCGGCTGGCGTTGGAACCCTCCGGAAAGGTGCATGCGTCCGTTGCATCCTTCAACAATCACTGGGGGGTGCCGCTGACGCTCGCCCGGATGCCGGCCGATACGGAATACGGTATTTTTGAAATCGGCATGAACCATGCCGGAGAGATCACGCCGCTGGTCAAAATGGTCCGGCCGCATGTGGCGGTGATCACCACAGTTGAGGCTGTTCACATCGAGTTCTTCGAATCTGTCGAAAAGATCGCCCAGGCCAAAGCCGAGATTTTCGATGGCCTGGAGCCGGGCGGTGTTGCAATCCTCAACAAGGACAACAAACAATACGATCTCCTGCGGTTCCTGGCTGTGACCGCGGGTGTGCCGACCGTTCACACTTTCGGTCAGAGTGGGTCTGAGGACAGCTCGCTCAAACTGACTGTGCCGACCGGTGAAGGCACCAGCGTGGAAGCGTCTATTCTGGGCCGGGATGTCTCTTACGGCATCGGCGCGCCGGGCAGCCATCACGTTCAAAACAGCCTTGCAGTCCTGACGGCCGTTGCCGATCTTGGCGCGGATCTGGATCTTGGGGCGGCAGCACTTGGCGCCATGCGCGCGCCGAAAGGACGTGGCGAACGGTGTTTGCTGACTGTGGGGACTGGCGAAGTCGAATTGATCGACGAGAGCTACAATGCCAATCCCGCGTCCATGCGGGCTGCCTTTTCCGTTCTGGGGCAGGCTGAACCCGGCAGTTCTGGCCGGCGCATTGCTGTGATTGGCGATATGCGCGAACTCGGTACAGAGGCCGACCGGCTGCACGCCGATTTGGCTGCGCCAATCACCGAGGCGGCCATCGATCAGGTCTACTGCGCCGGACCGCACATGGATGCGCTCTGGCAAAAACTTCCGGAGGCTCTTAAGGCGCATTACCGCGAAGAGGCCAAAGATCTGGCTGATCTGTTGACCAAGGAAGTGCAGCCCGGTGATGTGGTGATGATCAAAGGATCATTGGGAACCCGCATGGGGCCGCTTGTCGAAGCGTTGAAAAAAGAATATCCGCCTGCGGACAGCACCGAAGCGGCGTGA
- the murD gene encoding UDP-N-acetylmuramoyl-L-alanine--D-glutamate ligase produces the protein MIPITTFAGKTVALFGLGGSGLATAKALNAGGAHVVCFDDSETRVADATSVGLITQDLKTLDWSSIAALVLAPGVPLTHPVPHWTVELARDAGVEVIGDVELFCRERRKLCPEAPLIAITGTNGKSTTTALVTHLLKELGLDVQMGGNIGTPVLELEPPRPGRHYVVECSSYQIDLAPTLDPTVGIHMNLSPDHLDRHGTLENYGAIKERLVAGAKVAIVGVDDRLSSAIADRLELARKPVCRIAGERELSDGIYAHHGRLIEAHDGAQTEVALLAGIDSLRGDHNGQNAAAAFACLRALEVPGDKIAAAMTSFPGLHHRMEVVARQGRTLFINDSKATNADAAARALSSFDRIYWIAGGRAKSGGISSLDEYFPKIAKTFLIGEAAEDFAKTLEGRVPFAISGTLAQAVQDAAAEAAEDGAEEIAILLSPACASFDQYANFELRGAAFVDAVRALPGAGNTQEVA, from the coding sequence ATGATCCCAATCACCACATTTGCAGGAAAAACCGTCGCGCTTTTCGGGCTCGGCGGTTCTGGTCTTGCGACCGCCAAGGCTCTGAATGCCGGCGGTGCACATGTGGTGTGTTTCGATGACAGTGAGACACGTGTTGCCGACGCAACATCGGTGGGCCTGATTACGCAGGACCTGAAAACACTGGACTGGTCTAGCATTGCCGCGTTGGTGCTCGCCCCCGGTGTTCCGCTAACGCATCCGGTGCCTCATTGGACCGTAGAGTTGGCGCGCGATGCCGGTGTTGAAGTCATTGGCGATGTTGAACTCTTTTGCCGGGAGCGGCGCAAACTTTGCCCGGAAGCTCCGCTGATCGCGATCACTGGGACGAACGGCAAGTCGACTACAACGGCATTGGTGACCCATCTTCTGAAAGAGCTTGGGCTTGATGTGCAGATGGGCGGCAACATCGGCACGCCGGTTCTGGAGTTGGAGCCGCCGCGGCCGGGCCGCCATTACGTGGTTGAGTGTTCGTCCTATCAGATCGACCTTGCCCCCACGCTTGATCCGACCGTTGGCATTCATATGAACCTGTCGCCGGATCACTTGGACCGGCATGGCACGCTAGAAAACTATGGGGCCATCAAGGAACGGTTGGTCGCTGGCGCCAAAGTGGCGATTGTCGGAGTTGATGACAGACTATCTTCCGCGATTGCCGACCGTTTGGAACTCGCGCGAAAGCCGGTGTGCCGGATTGCGGGTGAGCGGGAGCTAAGCGATGGTATCTATGCCCATCATGGCCGATTGATCGAAGCGCACGACGGCGCCCAGACTGAAGTGGCGTTGCTCGCAGGCATCGACAGTCTGCGCGGTGACCACAACGGCCAAAACGCGGCTGCTGCGTTTGCTTGTCTCAGAGCACTCGAAGTTCCTGGCGATAAGATCGCTGCGGCCATGACCAGTTTTCCAGGACTTCACCACAGGATGGAAGTTGTCGCCCGTCAGGGCCGGACTTTGTTTATCAACGACAGCAAGGCCACGAACGCCGACGCAGCAGCGCGGGCGCTGTCCAGTTTTGATCGGATCTACTGGATCGCAGGCGGGCGTGCCAAGTCTGGCGGCATTTCTTCGCTCGACGAGTATTTCCCGAAAATCGCAAAAACCTTCCTGATTGGGGAGGCGGCCGAGGATTTTGCCAAGACCTTGGAAGGCCGGGTGCCTTTTGCCATCAGCGGGACTTTGGCTCAGGCGGTTCAAGACGCAGCGGCCGAAGCTGCCGAAGATGGTGCTGAGGAAATCGCGATATTGCTGTCGCCAGCCTGTGCGTCCTTCGATCAATATGCCAATTTCGAATTGCGGGGCGCTGCTTTTGTAGATGCGGTGCGTGCCTTGCCGGGTGCTGGAAACACTCAGGAGGTCGCATAA
- the mraY gene encoding phospho-N-acetylmuramoyl-pentapeptide-transferase, translating into MFYYLGQFADQISALNVFRYITFRTGAAIMTALFFVFLFGPKIISSLRIRQGHGQPIRADGPESHLTKKGTPTMGGLMILSGALVAALLWSDLSNPYVWVVIGVTVGFGAIGFYDDYLKVTKSSHKGFGGKARLGLEFLIAATAAFSVTILDTSEFSSAITFPFLKDFTLNLGIIFIPFAAFVMVGAGNAVNLTDGLDGLAIVPVMIACASFGLIAYLSGNAVFANYLQIHHVSGTGELAVICGAVIGAGLGFLWFNAPPAAIFMGDTGSLALGGMIGAIAVATKHEIVLAIIGGLFVLEAVSVIVQVMSFKLTGKRVFRMAPIHHHFEIQGWTESQVVIRFWIISVVLALIGLATLKLR; encoded by the coding sequence ATGTTTTATTATCTCGGCCAGTTTGCCGATCAAATTTCTGCTCTGAATGTTTTCCGGTACATCACGTTCCGGACCGGCGCAGCAATCATGACAGCGCTGTTCTTCGTTTTTCTCTTCGGGCCTAAGATTATTTCCAGCCTGCGCATCCGTCAGGGGCATGGCCAACCGATCCGTGCGGATGGGCCTGAAAGCCATCTGACCAAAAAAGGCACCCCGACAATGGGCGGGTTGATGATCCTTTCCGGTGCGTTGGTGGCCGCATTGCTCTGGTCGGACCTCAGCAATCCTTATGTCTGGGTGGTTATCGGCGTAACCGTCGGCTTCGGCGCGATTGGATTTTATGACGACTATTTGAAAGTGACGAAGTCCTCGCACAAGGGATTCGGCGGTAAGGCGCGCCTTGGATTGGAGTTCTTGATTGCCGCGACCGCTGCCTTTTCGGTCACGATCCTGGATACATCTGAATTCTCGTCCGCGATCACCTTTCCCTTCCTGAAGGATTTCACGCTTAACCTTGGGATCATCTTCATCCCGTTCGCAGCGTTCGTGATGGTTGGGGCCGGCAATGCGGTGAACCTGACCGACGGTCTGGATGGGCTCGCGATTGTCCCGGTGATGATCGCTTGTGCTTCTTTCGGCCTGATCGCGTATCTGTCCGGTAACGCTGTCTTCGCAAATTACCTGCAGATCCATCATGTCTCTGGGACAGGCGAATTGGCGGTGATCTGCGGGGCGGTGATCGGGGCAGGTCTCGGGTTCTTGTGGTTCAACGCACCGCCCGCCGCGATCTTCATGGGGGATACCGGGTCTTTGGCGCTTGGCGGCATGATCGGTGCGATCGCCGTTGCCACCAAACACGAAATCGTGCTGGCGATCATCGGTGGCTTGTTTGTGCTGGAGGCGGTGTCCGTGATTGTCCAGGTTATGTCGTTCAAGCTGACCGGCAAACGGGTGTTCCGCATGGCACCGATCCATCACCATTTTGAAATCCAGGGTTGGACGGAAAGCCAGGTGGTGATCCGCTTCTGGATTATCTCGGTCGTCCTTGCCCTCATCGGCCTTGCCACGTTGAAGCTGAGGTAA